TATTTGATAAAAGTATTAGTGGTAGGAGACCTATAGATGCTACAGTTAAAAGATGTGAAACTATTAATATTAGTTGTGCGAGTagagatagaggaagatctataaatactttattaaaaattataaataaatatttaaatactcaTAATTAAACTAGGAATATGACGTTTTTATGGAGCttaatactagtaaaagatccatgtagccaactCTAAATAGTTGGGACCCTACTGACCTTGTTATTGTTTGAGAGCATATGTATGAATTAATTAACAAAGAAACTCCACAGAGACAATGTCCACTCACATCTGTAAGACATGGATCAGCTACAATTCTTCAACTCTATAACTTTTAGCATTATCCAAGGACACATACTGTTAGATCAGCAAACCAGATAAGTTTATCCTACACATCTATGAACAAAAAAAAAGCAGGAGGAGGAATAACATGGCTTCAATTTGTTACAGTAAGGTCAGATACCATTAAAACTTCAGATAAGTAGTTTTGGTCATTGAACAGCATGGAACCAGAGATGACAATGAAAATTTGGAGATGGTGACATATTAAATCTCACAACGAGATGCACACCCCTCAACCATGAAATTATTTTTCGCCCAAGTGTTGGGCTTGTGTCTAAAAGGAGGATTACCAAAGCTCATTGCttctaaagataaaaaaaaacacaCTCTCTTTGGCATTTTGACAAGCGATTCATGGGCAAGTCCATTATCTTGAATAAACGACACAACCCACACCAGAAACCTATTCATAAAACACAACCATCCCGTAAACATGATTTCCGAAAACCTCTGCCTATACCTACGACTGCACATAGCATAAAGATCATTTACAACCCTCGGTAATCTTACCCGCCTTAAGCGTCGGTATCAGGAGAACGAAGACGTTagcggggggagagagagagaggacagagAAGGTAACCTTGATGGACTGCATGAACTCACGGCAGTGAACGGCGAGAACGTCGGCGCGGGGCCCGGTCGAACTGGCGAGCTCGTCCATGACAGATCCGGCGAGCTCCAGCACGCGCACTATCCGCTGATGGCGGCGCCAATCCAAGCCCGCCCCCAAAATAAAAAGGAAACGGAAGCAGCACCggcaaagagagaaagagaaggtgAGAGCAGCGTCACCAAAGGATCTGATACGGTGGGAAGAAGGGGATGGGAGAAGAAAGGGGTCAAAGCCAACCTTCTCGACGTTGTGAAGGCGTTGCAGAGAAGTCTGCTGTGGATCCATCTTCGCAGCAGAAGAGGCGGGATCGGGGCGAATAAGCTCACAGTGCCGTGACGCTAACAGAATGAGAACGATCGGAGGAAGGAAAGGCAGTAAGACCGTCGACAGCTGCGAAAATAGCATATCGtcccttaatatatatatatatataaagccttTATATTTAGTTTTTATCAAGATTTTTTAATGATTCTAATAATACGCTTCTACAGAGCTATTTCAAATCACATATTGACATGTCCGATccaatttgattatttgaatcagATGGAGTCCGATCGTAACAATTCGAATCAGACATTATTGAATCTATGAACACATATAACCCGAGTATAATATAAGTATAATCAGGATAttttcatcaaatcaattcaattttttttataaaatactaGTATATCAATCTAAAATATTTtgtgttatttaaaaaaaattatgattttaggGTAAATAAACTTTCAAAGAGGATATTTTGGGTTGAATCGATGTAACCCattaattttttatcaaatttatctaAGGTGAGATTATAATtagtttagtatcatttttttatagatttagtgattaaatttttaaatagGATATTTTTAGGTTGAATATATGATCGAGTGTAACTATTTGAATTTTCACTAAATCTATCCAAATTTCTCTTGGACTACCAGGGTGAGATGCTAAGATAATATTATcactttttttatgaatttagaatgattaatttttaaaatataatatttttatgttgaATCGATCAAATGTAActctttgaattttcatcaaattTATCAAAACTTATTATAAACTACTAGGGTAATATACTAAtatgcttttttatttttatttttaaatttaaagtgaataattttaaaataaaatttttttggaTTGAATTTATAATCGTGAGTAACTCAAGTTTCGTTGAATTTTCACCCAACAAATATAAACTTATCATAAACTATTAGGGTaagatattaatatattattatcatttttttatttttgtataaatttaggatgattaatttCTGAAATAAAGTATTTTTATGTTGAATTATAATCGAGAATAATTCTTGAATTTTAACCAAATCTATCCAAACTTCTCCTGAACTAATAGAATAAGAAgtaatatgttattattttttatttttttataaatttaggatgattaatttttaaaataatatattttatgttaaatatGTGATAGAGTATAACTTAAGTGTAATTTGAATTAATATAACTTAAGtgtaatttgaattaattttcatCAAACTAATTTAAACTTCTTAAATTGTGAGGAATAGAAGCAGGAGGGAAGGAATAGTGGAGGACGAGtagaaggaaaaagagaaaggTGAGGAGGGGACGAGGGAGGTAATCTAGCCTCATGTCAAACAAATTAGTTTAATCTAGAGTCAATCAGGATCAATGAACATcgactattttttatttattttataaatgatattttgatCATAGTATGAAAAAAAAGATATCGTTTTATCACGGACTTACCTGATTTTACTTAAGTTGTGCAGTATTCTTACGTATATATCCTTAAATGGTTAATCTATTTAAAACTTCATATGGTCCCTTAAGAACCTGCAGAAGAAAAGATGAGTTGGAAAAAACATTTAActtaggatccacaagcaatcatatcAGCAAACACTTGAGAGGCATTGCAAATTATAAATATGGGCTTCGCAATCTTTGAACGATCGCACGACAAAAGGTTTAAGATGATCTATCGTGGTCCaaagtccccacaagtgcccatgTGATACTATTACGGAATAAGATAGTGAATAAGCCTTACACACTACCCTAAAGGTCCATCCAGTCATGTGCCACCAAGTAGCTTTTGGATATTATTCTAGCTGACATTTTGCACCACTCTATGGAGTTAGAAAACCCTCAAAATAGTTTCTTGGATAGTTTATTTCCAGGCAGTTTTACCTCTACGTGATAACTGGACATAATTTACGTTTATAAGCTTGAAACAATCATAAAAGCTAACCAAACTAAGGTTGTAAACTTACTGCAAGTCTTCTATACGATTGTAaagtataaataaaattaaaaaatatgaatatatatgagcattatattaaatatcttatttatagtTTTGTTTGTGATACTTTGGTAAAAACTATGGTATCATTCAGTAAAACTTTATTGGAGGCTTTctctagataaataaataaataaatatatatatatatatatatatatatatatatatatatatatcttcaattatttaacttatatatatatatatatatatatatcaataaaatcatattaaattatcattttttattgataagtTAGTGCTTCATTTTCCTAAAGTTAAATTCATAAAGATAAAGATTATTAATTCCTTTGTAAATAAATTCATTTAGAGATTCAATGTCATTATTGTGATGGCAGAGATTTTTGTTAACTATAGTGTTAtatctataatttttaaaattttataggaCTACATATGTTCAAGTAAATCTAAGAACAAACACAAAATCAATGATTAAAATAAGGTGAATTCTCATAAGAAGCTATTGGCTTCGACgtttttttcccaaaaaaaggGTTACAGTTATGTTTGACCACAGCATTTGACGGCTGCCTGTCGCAAGCATCAAGAATGACCCAGATGGTAAACACAACTCAATTTCACTAAGCAGGCACAAAATAAATTCAATATCTCCAACTTCAGATGGTTGAATGATTTATTACAGCATGTCTAATTCTGCTCTGCCTACAAAATGATGTTCTTGAGACTCGGCATGTGTTGGCAGCAGCAACAAATGATCATCACAGGGTGAAGTCTGGGAATGGATTATAGCCTGGAAGGCATCCCTCCGGCAACCACAAGTGTTTCTCCAGGAATGTTGGATGAATCATCAGATGCCAGAAAGGCTGCAGCAGAAGCCATGTCTTCGGTAGTCCCGGGCCTCTTAAGCAAAGTCTTCTCCTCTATGGTTTTTCTCTGTATATAAACGTGTTTACTTTTGGTGAAGATCGAATAAACAAGAATTTAATGAAGACGACAAAGTCTTGGATGTTTCTAGACAGCAAAACTGACATAAAATGGTCCTTATCAATAATATAAGTCAGATGAAAATTACATACAAGTGCAGTACTTTCTCAAATAGCAATAATAGAGTCCTATGAGTTCAATatctaaaataagaaaagaagaaaaaagcaaaGTAGAAATAAAAAGACTATACTGAACTTCTCATCAGAACACTTACGAGATCTTCAATGCCAGTCATAGACTTGACTACCCTTGATTTGGGTCCTTTGGACTATCTAGACCTAAAGTACTCCAGACTTAGGTGATTTACACAATCAGATATCATGCCTATTTATAGACATACTATGCCACGTTAAACTATGCTAAGATTATCTTATATTATCATATTcacatttatttgattttattaaaactTTATTACCTCATCTAACTGGTCTAAAACTCAATCCTACAAGATAAAACTCCTAAAATCTCTGCAAGAGATATTACTTTAAATGTCACAAGATGTACCCAAGATTGTTATACAAATGCCAATCAACTGCAAAGATGGACCATAAAAGCCATAATCAGAAGTTTTCTGACATCAAAATATAACTAACTTCTGGTCACTTGAGAAGGCTATAACATAGATGTAGACGAGATTGAGTAATGTACTTCTGCACTATCGTTTAGATGATTTGGATGGTCTAATATGAACCTATATAAGCAGATGTGGCTTAAACTTGGTAAATTCAAGTTCTGTCAACAGATCAGAAAGGCAAGATCCTAAGGGACAAGGATAGGTAACAGTGTTCAAAAACTACACCAACATGCAACTTGCCAAGCACAAAGAAGATTTTTGTCAAATTAGCTTGAAAATCAAATTAGCTTAAAGTGCATGAGCAAAACAGTAAAAAGAGGCAATCAACAAGAAGTAGAGAATGCATACGATGGCATCATTTTCGTGATAAAATCAGCAAAATGTGTGGGCACAAATCCAGGAGCTATACAGTTCACTCATCTCAGCAGCAAGAGCCTGCAAGAAATTTAGAACAGAATATCATGTACAACTGCATAGTCAAGCCAGCAGTAACACATACTTCTACTATATTCCAAAACATAGTCAAGCCAAAAGTAATCTGAATCAGTCACAAGGGAAAGATTAATCGAAAAAAGTGTCCTATCACTCCACCATATAATGCACAGTACATAAATTAATGAAACAACAATAAGAAAGAGATAAGTGCCTTAGTAAGCTCGAGAAGAGCAGTCTTTGTGACACCATACATGGCCATGGATGACTGCGGAAGATAACCTGCAATTGAAAATATAAGGATGACGGATGATCCCATCTTCAAGTAagatgcagcagcttgcaaaagaCACGAAGTTAATATTCTCAAATAAGGCTAAGTGAAACCCCATTAGCATATAAATTATCTGCAGAATAAGAACTGAGGAATTCACACTGATCTCCCAAAGTTTATCAAGCACTGACGCTCTGGTATCCAGAATGTTATCCACTGACGGATTAGCAGCAGCATTCGACACAACTATGCCTATGTGACCATATTTCTGCAACAAAAGCAAAATATGTTTATGCAATTCTGTAATCTAATAGAAAATGGCAAACTGGATATCATGTCACTCCCTTAGAATAAGTATTCAAAGCCAAACGCCAAAAGCCAAAATCCAAAATCCAAAGAAAAACGGCCTCAAAAGTTAAATCAAGAATTTTGGAATGAGGAAAAGACTATCAACCTAATCAATGCATAAAATGCAAGGAACACTCAAATTTTTGGAAAAGAAAGATTTTATTTATTTGGTGTCTGAACTCCAGATATTTGTTGAAACGGTATCAATGCGAACTTCCAACATACCATCAACTAGCTAACATGATGGAGGCTGAAAATTGATCAAGTATATCTTCTCACCAATGTCCTACTTCTCTCCAACTAGTCCATCATTGACAATATAAGGAGTCCATATGTTAGTTTCAGCAGCCTAATCTAGCCACAAAGACACATACCTAATTATACAAAACCAGGCATTGACTTGACAAACACCACCCTCTTCTTTTGTCCAATTTGATTTGATCTTGGCCTCCATCTGCTGGATTCCTCTCGCCTCCTGGGTGCATCAGGATGCTACACTCCAAAGCATATTCTAGACAAATGACACCGAGCTAATGAGAGAGGCAACAAAAGCAATTCAGAGGGGTTCTCCATTGCAAATAAAAGTGTGCATGGATCAGCAATTAAAACCACAAATCCCATCAAATTCATCAATTCTCTGTTGATGGCTAACAACATCCTGTCTAAGTTGGTTCAGTCCAAGAATCTGGAAAGTTCCATAGTTGTTGGTGGTCAGCTGATCAGATGAGAAAAAGGATCATGCAGCTGTTCTAAGGCCTGTCTTATTTGCTCATGAGTGTCTGAAGCAAGGTAAAAGCCCAAGGCACCAACGTGTCTGGCAGTGACAGCTCTGAATTTTGCATGACGGTGTTGTTCATCAACATCAAAGAATTTTTGGCGCCTTTTCCCGAAATTATTCtctgtctctttctctctttctactTTTGTCCAATCTACAAAATTTTATTGCATCTTCAAGCTTTCTCTTCCTTGTACTTAGTTTCTTAGGAGGAGAAGCGCTCACCTGGACGGTCTTCTCGATGAGATCGTGCCGGTGATGGGGATTCGAAACGTGGCAGACCACCCCCATCACCTCGATTCCCTTCGACATCAGCTTCTCCACCGCCTCATCGACGTTCCTCTGATCGTGCCCCAAAACAATGACAACATCGACAGACCATCAAGGACGAAGTTTTGGACAGAAAAAGGAGAAGGGAGGCGGAGCGGACCTGCTTGCGGGAGGAGACGACGACGGCAGCGCCCTCGAGGCCCAATCGCTAGGCGACAGCGAATCCGATCCCTTCCCCTCCATCTCGCTCGAGTCGGCGAGCGAACGAGGAGGGACAGGCGTATCGACGTTTATAGTGAAAGAAGATAAGCTCCTTTGTCCGCAACGCCTTGAATACATATCCTAAACACCGTAATTACCCACTCGAGTGAAAAAGAACAGACGCTAAAATagaattaaaaagataatttcgtaATGTTATTCTTATcggtcaaataaaaaaaataaaaagagtgaaaaaaatattcaattgatttttttaataCCTTCGTAAGTTTTAATGAAAAGTGAAATACTTAATAAAAAGGATCTCTCTTATAATCCTATCTCCTCCTCCTGATATTGTTGTAGTAGAACTACTGATttttgaattattattttaataaaatttataataaaaaattaatattgataaaaataatattataaaattatcattttaaccTTGTTTTAATGTCATTTTCTATATTTGATAGTATTTTCATTAACTGATATaaatagaaataagattaaatattttactttcataaatataaatatagagatcttaatatttaaaaatataagaattaagaTACTAAAGATATCGGGTATCGTGTTGAGTTCCACGTGTTGCTTCATCTGCCTAAATAATAGATAAGAAAGAAACTATCAAGGAAAATCACCTTCTGTTTTGTTTCCACATCATCggatgataaataataaataaaaataataataaaaatatagattTATTTTATTCTAATTAGATATTAGTCTCAAGAAAACTTGAGATACTAAAGATTACTAACtatagaaaataatatataattattttaataatttgatgGGATGAGgagatttattttttctttaatcCCCTAAATAATAGCATATATAGATAATTTTAATAAGAAAGaaattatcaagaaaaatcaacTTCTGTTTTGTTTCCACGTCATCGGATGatgaataagaaataaaaaaggaacatcggaaatatatatttattttattctaaTTAGATATTGGTCTCAAGAAGACTCTGACCccataaaaataaatgaaaagcaaCATCCATTCACAGTGCACATATTCAAGAAGAAGAACCATTCTTGCTGAAAGGAACAAGCTGAACAAATCAAACAAATGCGTCGAAAAATCGTTCCATGTAATGCATCACGGAGTTGAAGATGGACCATTTGGAATTCCGGATCAGTACCTGACGTTTGGACGTAGGCAAGGGAACAGCTGCAAGACGAGATGAGGAAGAAAGCAGTCAGTAATCATAGAGTGCACCAGCCGATTGATTGCAGAGCTCGAAACCTACCGCGGTCCAACAGGAATCGTCGTTTCGGTACGGCTTCTCGGCGGTGGCTGGAGATCGCGTTGGTTGGACAGGAACTTTGGGCAGATGAGCTGCGGTGCTCGCCTTCTTGTCTTCTTTAACTTGGTTGAAGATGACTGTGTAACCTGGAGTAGATTTAGGATCGGTTGCATCCCATTCACCAAACTTGGGCACCGCCGTGGCTCTCTGCCGCCCCTGTCGCCACCAAAAGCATGCAAGAATCACAACCAGAACTACAGAGACATCAGACGACATCATGAAACGTGAAGATTCAATCTTGGAAGTCTTACGGCTAGGCCTCCACGAGCGTTTCCTGCTCTGCTAGGTGATACCGGCGACGGAGAAGGGATGTAGCCGACTTCTCCTGGATTCCTGCGTGCCGCTGCATGGTTTCTACCATATCGGTCCACGGTGGTTCTCTGGCTGCTGTTTCTGGACTGCGGCGGAGCTGGTGCATATCCTCCTTCAAGTTGTCGTTCTTCCCTGCCATTGTTTGGCTTCGGCTGTTGATTCACCGGGCCTTGTTTAGGATATGGATACGAGGGTTCTGCAGCCAATGCCCCAGGCTTGTGGAGCTCCGGGCTCTGCTCAGGATCATTAGGATTGACAATGTTTGATCCAGTAGCTTTCCCCTTGCGTGCCGTTTCGAAGTATGTCGTGTAGGCAGCGTTTTGGTTCCAATCACCAAAACGTGGAACATGTCCCCGTTGCTGCAAGATAGAAACAACAATGTAGAACTTTTATTATCCACAGATCTATGGCAGTGTTCTAGTTCTGATTCTAGTATGATGTTGAGCTAGTTTTGCTTGATACAGCATGAAGATGAATCACATTTAATTGAGGCATTGGTTTAATGCCACAGTTAAATCAATGAAATGAATGATGCATCAATATAATtgtgagaaaaataaaaatgacctTCATACAGAGCACATTGGCACACAAGCTTCAAGGCATGGCatcttgcagaagaaacaagcaaTGAGTTACATGCTCTTTATGGGTTGTAGGctcatcatttgaagaactaatttgaACTCTATCAACCATCTCAACAATATATACTCACAAGTTGATTTGAATGTTTCAAGATTACTAAGACGAGACCAGATCATTTTAGTTGGACATTCTCGGAACAATGATCTTAAAGAACTTCATCAAACATCTCAACACTAATTCTCAACAACTTTTCGAGTTCTTTTCCAAATGAGGAACCAATGAGAAAATATTATCATACAAGTTGAATCAAGTAATTTGGACACTTCATCATTCAATTTTCTTATGCAGCATCTGTTTTTAATGGGCATAACCTGAGAAA
The window above is part of the Musa acuminata AAA Group cultivar baxijiao chromosome BXJ1-1, Cavendish_Baxijiao_AAA, whole genome shotgun sequence genome. Proteins encoded here:
- the LOC135654519 gene encoding mediator of RNA polymerase II transcription subunit 11-like isoform X2; the encoded protein is MDPQQTSLQRLHNVEKRIVRVLELAGSVMDELASSTGPRADVLAVHCREFMQSIKEIQTTLREEIKSACEYRPFEKCDYSARISNEICSKKLEYIIEQLDDIKESIN
- the LOC135654519 gene encoding mediator of RNA polymerase II transcription subunit 11-like isoform X1, translating into MDPQQTSLQRLHNVEKVGFDPFLLPSPSSHRIRSFGDAALTFSFSLCRCCFRFLFILGAGLDWRRHQRIVRVLELAGSVMDELASSTGPRADVLAVHCREFMQSIKEIQTTLREEIKSACEYRPFEKCDYSARISNEICSKKLEYIIEQLDDIKESIN
- the LOC135655213 gene encoding short-chain dehydrogenase/reductase SDRA-like; this encodes MSKGIEVMGVVCHVSNPHHRHDLIEKTVQKYGHIGIVVSNAAANPSVDNILDTRASVLDKLWEISYLPQSSMAMYGVTKTALLELTKALAAEMSELYSSWICAHTFC
- the LOC135655067 gene encoding RPM1-interacting protein 4-like — encoded protein: MAQRGHVPRFGDWNQNAAYTTYFETARKGKATGSNIVNPNDPEQSPELHKPGALAAEPSYPYPKQGPVNQQPKPNNGREERQLEGGYAPAPPQSRNSSQRTTVDRYGRNHAAARRNPGEVGYIPSPSPVSPSRAGNARGGLAGRQRATAVPKFGEWDATDPKSTPGYTVIFNQVKEDKKASTAAHLPKVPVQPTRSPATAEKPYRNDDSCWTALFPCLRPNVRY